One Lytechinus pictus isolate F3 Inbred chromosome 12, Lp3.0, whole genome shotgun sequence genomic region harbors:
- the LOC129273703 gene encoding antiviral innate immune response receptor RIG-I-like, with product MASSSSVTPECSGSTTKDPPSIEMLHVFRELLVQYLDPQCAYDSLRFHLGAKSSMIHDAIKRSRQEGVRELLQAIDDMEDKRGVVKKFMDSLKKSGHRFLHDVIHMEKKLDDSWELKNLLLGTEEDLIKVPPLELLPHLTSFENHEKEAIRTTERTHPPRTTWSELNLRLQAKPSEVMEELIEGLREIKYPVLAQSLEDAYRGTGKDSRGDPDGHDNDDDDNGGPAKDPENKERPSNDKHGPDDDKPDSGDKPDSSGAGTADDGPGGQRRSNGERQSGDEANADSVSPMLQLLQLSDAPKPTTPSSTASVTESNIAHSTPMTLESLHLHDYQEELAEHSLEGKNSVIVAPTGSGKTRVAIAIAMNALMKQNGASKEQKKVVFIVNKVALVEQQKKAFQEFIPEVDGISGDMSSQVPLVHQLEQSDVIVLTSQILLNALQDGSFSLSSLRLIILDECHNTQKENPYNSIMAFYRDMKKRNQPPLPQVVGLTASLGVKKAKRQIDAVKHVLKLCANLDADEISTVVRYRDSLKRSYHTPKEETIGVEGRDDKDPFKIELGRVMEPVEQTIVSYLDKISEGGITGKKILECRQEMTEMSSFRGTQQYEGVTTKLLQFLSVEVKDSEIARFLQDCANFLKVYNESLYINRDARTVDALNHINSYTQILIDRNQNTEASVDRLIKLFEGIKPKIEEICHGPSNENPVLQRLEKILIQEYEEKEETLAILFTNTRDSTRALQAWIQETPSLASVNPGTLIGTGGSTGMTQTQQEQLLAMFKEKKHKLVISTSVAEEGLDIQMCNLVIRYNYVRDDIGRVQARGRSRAEGGKFYLVFNKRLRKLAEREKMNRIRERMMEEATETVCGMIKDNKQEYLDNIAELQRQDASERSLQRSGRLAAEKKKSNRKVHKEVKLLCKHCREFICYTEDIRSINGQHHIVIEENFRERIITERFQEDQTLYGDVKVSQEVQCKRCKQQLGFMMIFREHELPLLSIRYLVIEVRKGIRVHKKKWSDTTSLFTIKDIDLEDLAKRLDVCMEDEESEDETIEKEQ from the exons GTGCTAAATCTTCCATGATCCATGATGCAATCAAAAGAAGCAGACAAGAAGGAGTGAGAGAGCTGCTACAGGCAATTGATGACATGGAAGATAAGAGAGGAGTTGTTAAGAAATTCATGGATTCACTCAAGAAGTCAG gacataggtTCCTACATGATGTTATCCATATGGAAAAGAAACTGGATGATAGCTGGGAATTGAAAAATCTCCTCTTGGGTACAGAAGAAGATTTGATAAAGGTCCCACCGCTGGAACTCTTGCCCCATTTAACCAGCTTTGAAAACCATGAAAAGGAAGCCATCAGGACAACTGAAAGGACTCACCCACCAAGAACCACCTGGAGTGAGTTGAATTTGCGTCTCCAAGCCAAACCATCAGAAGTTATGGAAGAGCTTATCGAAGGACTTCGAGAAATTAAATACCCTGTGTTGGCCCAAAGTTTGGAGGATGCATACAGGGGTACAGGAAAAG ATAGCCGTGGAGACCCAGATGGccatgataatgacgatgatgacaacGGAGGACCGGCTAAAGATCCCGAGAACAAGGAAAGGCCCAGTAATGACAAACATGGTCCTGATGATGACAAGCCTGACAGCGGAGATAAACCAGATTCCAGTGGTGCTGGTACTGCTGATGATGGACCTGGTGGGCAAAGAAGGTCTAATGGTGAAAGACAGTCTGGCGATGAAGCGAATGCTGATAGTGTGTCACCAATGCTACAGCTACTGCAACTATCAGATGCACCCAAACCTACCACTCCTTCCAGCACTGCTTCTG TCACAGAGAGTAATATAGCCCACAGTACCCCTATGACCTTAGAGAGTCTACATCTCCATGACTACCAGGAAGAGTTGGCAGAACACTCCCTCGAAGGCAAGAACTCGGTCATTGTAGCACCTACGGGATCTGGGAAGACTCGGGTGGCCATCGCCATCGCAATGAATGCTTTGATGAAGCAGAATGGAGCCAGCAAGgaacaaaaaaaagttgtctTTATTGTAAATAAG GTTGCCCTGGTAGAGCAGCAGAAGAAAGCCTTTCAGGAGTTCATCCCCGAGGTTGACGGCATCAGCGGAGACATGTCCTCTCAGGTTCCCTTGGTGCATCAGTTGGAGCAGTCTGATGTCATCGTTCTGACATCACAGATACTCCTCAACGCCCTCCAGGATGGGagcttctctctttcttccctaCGCCTTATCATCCTAGATGAATGCCACAACACCCAG AAAGAAAATCCTTACAACTCCATCATGGCCTTTTACAGAgacatgaaaaaaagaaatcaaccgCCTTTACCACAG GTTGTGGGTCTCACTGCATCGCTGGGTGTGAAGAAGGCCAAGAGGCAGATCGATGCCGTCAAGCATGTCCTCAAACTCTGCGCCAATCTCGACGCGGATGAGATCTCAACGGTGGTCAGATACAGAGATAGCCTTAAGAGGAGCTACCACACCCCAAAAGAAG AAACAATTGGAGTAGAGGGGAGAGACGATAAAGACCCATTCAAGATTGAACTAGGCCGTGTAATGGAGCCAGTCGAACAGACTATAGTCTCATACCTTGATAAGATATCGGAGGGAGGAATAA CTGGTAAAAAGATCCTGGAATGTCGGCAAGAAATGACAGAGATGTCATCTTTTCGAGGCACTCAACAATATGAAGGGGTGACCACCAAGTTACTACAGTTCCTCTCTGTTGAAGTGAAGGACTCCGAAATAGCCAGGTTTCTTCAAGATTGTGCTAATTTTCTAAAG GTATACAACGAATCGCTGTACATCAACAGAGACGCCAGGACAGTGGACGCTCTGAATCATATAAACTCCTATACACAGATTCTGATCGACAGGAATCAAAACACGGAGGCTTCAGTGGACAGACTGATCAAACTCTTTGAAG GAATCAAACCTAAGATTGAGGAGATATGTCATGGACCAAGCAATGAGAATCCAGTGCTGCAGCGTTTGGAGAAGATCCTAATTCAAGAATacgaagaaaaggaagagactTTGGCCATCCTGTTCACCAATACCAGGGACTCCACAAGAGCGCTACAAGCCTGGATCCAGGAAACACCATCTCTGGCATCCGTCAATCCTGGCACTCTCATCGGGACGGGTGGAAGTACTG GTATGACTCAAACCCAACAAGAACAGTTACTTGCCATGTTCAAGGAGAAGAAACACAAGCTCGTCATCTCAACCTCAGTAGCAGAAGAGGGTCTGGACATCCAGATGTGCAACCTTGTGATCAGATACAACTATGTCAGAGATGACATAGGTAGAGTCCAAGCAAGGG GAAGAAGCAGAGCGGAGGGCGGGAAGTTCTACCTTGTGTTCAACAAACGCCTTCGCAAGCTGGctgaaagagagaaaatgaacAGGATTCGTGAGCGGATGATGGAGGAAGCTACAGAGACTGTCTGTGGGATGATCAAAGATAACAAACAGGAGTACTTGGATAAT ATTGCTGAACTCCAGAGGCAAGATGCCAGCGAGCGATCCCTTCAGAGGTCTGGCCGACTAGCagctgaaaaaaagaaatctaaCCGGAAAGTCCACAAGGAAGTCAAGCTGCTCTGCAAACACTGCCGGGAATTCATCTGCTACACGGAGGACATCAGGTCCATCAACGGACAGCATCACATAGTCATCGAGGAAAACTTCCGAGAACGCATCATAACGGAGAGGTTCCAAGAAGACCAAACCCTCTACGGGGACGTTAAGGTGTCTCAGGAGGTCCAGTGTAAAAGGTGCAAGCAGCAGTTGGGGTTCATGATGATCTTCCGAGAGCATGAACTGCCGCTGCTCTCCATCAGGTACCTGGTCATCGAGGTGCGCAAAGGCATCAGGGTTCACAAGAAGAAATGGAGCGACACAACCTCCCTCTTCACCATCAAGGATATCGATCTGGAAGATCTGGCGAAGAGACTGGACGTCTGCATGGAAGATGAAGAATCTGAAGACGAAACTATTGAGAAAGAGCAATAG